Proteins found in one Hevea brasiliensis isolate MT/VB/25A 57/8 chromosome 18, ASM3005281v1, whole genome shotgun sequence genomic segment:
- the LOC110670531 gene encoding bZIP transcription factor 16 isoform X1 — translation MGSSEMDKPAKEKEAKALASASAQELTSTTSTGTVNPDWTGFQAYSPIPPHGFLASSPQAHPYMWGVQHIMPPYGTPPHPYVAMYPHGGIYAHPSIPPGSYPFSPFAMPSPNGIAEASGYTPGSTEADGKPSEVKEKLPIKRSKGSLGSLNMITGKNNELGKTCGASANGVYSKSAESASEGTSEGSDANSQNDSQMKSGGRQDSQEADASQNGGSVHGPQNVGQSTPNTIMNQTMPVMPIPATGAPGVLPGPTTNLNIGMDYWGAPASSTIPAIRGKVPATPVAGGIVTTGSRDTVQSQIWLQDERELKRQRRKQSNRESARRSRLRKQAECDELAQRAEALKEENSNLRSEVNRIKGEYEQLLAENASLKERLGEFPGHEEFRAGRNDQHLGNDTQKTGQTDHA, via the exons atggGCAGCAGTGAGATGGATAAACCAGCGAAGGAGAAAGAGGCAAAGGCCCTGGCTAGCGCCAGTGCGCAG GAGCTGACTTCAACTACCAGCACTGGAACTGTAAATCCTGATTGGACAGGATTTCAG GCATATTCTCCTATACCTCCACATGGGTTCTTGGCATCAAGCCCCCAAGCTCACCCATATATGTGGGGGGTTCAG CATATCATGCCCCCATATGGTACCCCACCACATCCATATGTTGCCATGTATCCCCATGGTGGCATATATGCTCATCCATCCATTCCTCCg GGATCTTATCCATTTAGTCCTTTTGCAATGCCTTCCCCAAATGGTATCGCTGAGGCATCT GGATATACACCTGGCAGCACAGAAGCAGATGGCAAGCCTTCtgaagtgaaggaaaaattgccCATTAAAAGGTCCAAAGGAAGTTTGGGCAGTTTAAACATGATTACAGGGAAGAATAATGAGCTCGGTAAAACATGTGGAGCATCTGCTAATGGAGTTTATTCTAAAAG TGCTGAGAGCGCAAGCGAAGGCACAAGTGAAGGAAGCGATGCAAATTCTCAGAAC GACTCGCAAATGAAGTCAGGTGGAAGGCAAGATTCTCAAGAAG CTGATGCATCTCAGAATGGTGGTTCTGTGCATGGTCCTCAGAATGTAGGACAGAGTACGCCTAATACAATCATGAACCAGACTATGCCTGTCATGCCAATACCTGCTACAGGTGCCCCAGGAGTGCTACCTGGACCCACAACCAACTTAAATATTGGAATGGACTACTGGGGAGCCCCAGCTTCATCTACTATCCCTGCAATCCGTGGGAAGGTTCCAGCTACTCCAGTAGCTGGAGGAATTGTTACTACTGGATCTCGGGATACTGTTCAATCACAGATTTGGTTACAG GATGAAAGAGAGCTGAAGAGACAGAGGAGAAAACAGTCAAACAGAGAATCAGCTCGCCGTTCTAGATTGCGCAAACAG GCTGAATGTGATGAGCTGGCCCAGCGTGCTGAAGCCCTAAAAGAAGAAAATTCCAATCTGAGATCAGAAGTAAACCGGATCAAGGGCGAGTATGAGCAACTTCTTGCAGAAAATGCATCTCTCAAG GAGAGGCTTGGGGAATTTCCTGGGCACGAAGAATTTAGGGCTGGCAGGAATGACCAACATTTGGGCAATGATACACAAAAGACTGGACAAACAGACCATGCGTAG
- the LOC110670531 gene encoding bZIP transcription factor 16 isoform X2 codes for MGSSEMDKPAKEKEAKALASASAQELTSTTSTGTVNPDWTGFQAYSPIPPHGFLASSPQAHPYMWGVQHIMPPYGTPPHPYVAMYPHGGIYAHPSIPPGSYPFSPFAMPSPNGIAEASGYTPGSTEADGKPSEVKEKLPIKRSKGSLGSLNMITGKNNELGKTCGASANGVYSKSAESASEGTSEGSDANSQNDSQMKSGGRQDSQEADASQNGGSVHGPQNVGQSTPNTIMNQTMPVMPIPATGAPGVLPGPTTNLNIGMDYWGAPASSTIPAIRGKVPATPVAGGIVTTGSRDTVQSQIWLQDERELKRQRRKQSNRESARRSRLRKQAECDELAQRAEALKEENSNLRSEVNRIKGEYEQLLAENASLKLQALKNFTQKRAADPVVGRTMQEIQVGKFDQ; via the exons atggGCAGCAGTGAGATGGATAAACCAGCGAAGGAGAAAGAGGCAAAGGCCCTGGCTAGCGCCAGTGCGCAG GAGCTGACTTCAACTACCAGCACTGGAACTGTAAATCCTGATTGGACAGGATTTCAG GCATATTCTCCTATACCTCCACATGGGTTCTTGGCATCAAGCCCCCAAGCTCACCCATATATGTGGGGGGTTCAG CATATCATGCCCCCATATGGTACCCCACCACATCCATATGTTGCCATGTATCCCCATGGTGGCATATATGCTCATCCATCCATTCCTCCg GGATCTTATCCATTTAGTCCTTTTGCAATGCCTTCCCCAAATGGTATCGCTGAGGCATCT GGATATACACCTGGCAGCACAGAAGCAGATGGCAAGCCTTCtgaagtgaaggaaaaattgccCATTAAAAGGTCCAAAGGAAGTTTGGGCAGTTTAAACATGATTACAGGGAAGAATAATGAGCTCGGTAAAACATGTGGAGCATCTGCTAATGGAGTTTATTCTAAAAG TGCTGAGAGCGCAAGCGAAGGCACAAGTGAAGGAAGCGATGCAAATTCTCAGAAC GACTCGCAAATGAAGTCAGGTGGAAGGCAAGATTCTCAAGAAG CTGATGCATCTCAGAATGGTGGTTCTGTGCATGGTCCTCAGAATGTAGGACAGAGTACGCCTAATACAATCATGAACCAGACTATGCCTGTCATGCCAATACCTGCTACAGGTGCCCCAGGAGTGCTACCTGGACCCACAACCAACTTAAATATTGGAATGGACTACTGGGGAGCCCCAGCTTCATCTACTATCCCTGCAATCCGTGGGAAGGTTCCAGCTACTCCAGTAGCTGGAGGAATTGTTACTACTGGATCTCGGGATACTGTTCAATCACAGATTTGGTTACAG GATGAAAGAGAGCTGAAGAGACAGAGGAGAAAACAGTCAAACAGAGAATCAGCTCGCCGTTCTAGATTGCGCAAACAG GCTGAATGTGATGAGCTGGCCCAGCGTGCTGAAGCCCTAAAAGAAGAAAATTCCAATCTGAGATCAGAAGTAAACCGGATCAAGGGCGAGTATGAGCAACTTCTTGCAGAAAATGCATCTCTCAAG TTACAAGCCCTGAAAAATTTTACTCAGAAGAGAGCAGCTGATCCAGTGGTGGGCAGAACTATGCAGGAAATTCAAGTTGGGAAATTTGATCAATGA